Part of the Streptomyces sp. f51 genome is shown below.
ATCGCGGTGCGCGGTCCGAGCAGGGCGCCGAGCACGCCCCACAGCGCGGTCAGCAGCGCGGTCGAGGCCTTGGTCGTCACCGCCCAGGCGGTCAGCGTGCGCGTGACCCGGTCGTTCCGGGTGCGTTCGAGACGGCAGGTGGAGGAGACGGGGTTGAACACCCCGCAGCAGAAGATGAGCCCGAGCTCGACCCCCATGACCAGCAGCAGCCCTCCGGTGCCCGGTCCGATGAAGGCCAGGCCGATCGGCCACAGTGCGCGCAGGGCCCCGGAGGCGACCATGACCCGGTGCTGTCCGAACCGGGTGACCAGGGGCCGGGCCAGCCGGGAGCCGAGCAGACCGCCGATCGAGGGCGCGGCGAACGCGAGACCGTACTGCCACGGTGAGAAACCGAGCCCGCCGAGCATGAGGACGGCCAGCAACGGCTGGGTGGCCATCACCAGGGCGTTGAACACGGCGGTGTTGAGGAACAGCGGACGCAGGGTGGGGTCGGCGAGGATGTACCGCCAGCCGTCGAGCAGTTCGGGGGCCCGCATGCGCCCGGCCGGCCGGCGTTCGGGCCGCGGCTCGCGCCCGCCCGACGCGCGGACGCCCAGGGCGGAGAGCAGATAGCTGACCCCGTCGGCCACCACCGTCACCACCGGACCCAGGAGCCCGATCGCCGCGCCGCCCAGCGGCGGCCCGATGATCGTGGTCGTCCAGGCCGTCGACTCGAACCGGGCCCCGGCGACGAGCAGGTCCCCGGCCGGCACCAGCGTCTTCAGATACGCGCCGGAAGCGGCACGGAAGGTGATGTCGGCCGCCGCGACGACGACGGACACCAGCAGGAGCTGGACGAAGGTGAGGACGCCGAGCGCGAAGGCGACGGGGACCGTGGACAGTGCCGCGAACCGCACCAGGTCCATCGCGATCAGCACCGGCCGCTTGCGGCGGAACTCCACCCACGGTCCGAGCGGCACCGCCACCGCCGCGCCCACCGCGGCCGCCACCGAGGCGAGCGCGGCGACCTCGGCCGGTCCGGCGTGCAGGACGCGAATCGCGATCAGCTCGAACGAGCCGAACGCGAGCCATGTGCCGAGCGCGCTGGCACCGTAGGCGCCCCAGAGCCACCCGAACCGCCGCCCCAGCCGGTGCCCGCTCCTCATGCCCGACACGCGTCGCCCCTCACCCGTAGCGCACCCCTCACCCGTACCGCCGATCCGTGTCCGAGGACATCAAAGCGAGCACGGTGACCGGGGATCAAACAACCGCGGGACCACAGGGCACAACCATCGGTTGTGGAGCTAGGGTGGGCGGGTGGACCTCGACACCGTCAGGACCTTCGTCGCCGTCGCCGACACCGGGCGGTTCCAGGAGGCCGCCGCCGAGCTGTCGGTCACCCAGCAGGCCGTCTCCAAGCGCATCGCCGCGCTGGAACGCGCCCTGGGGGTAAGGCTGTTCACTCGCACCCCGCGAGGCGCCGAGCTCACCATCGACGGTCAGGCGTTCCTGCCCCACGCGCGTGAGCTGCTGCGGGTGTCCGAGCGGGCCGTCGCGTCCGTCCGCACCGGCCGCCGGCCGCTGCGCGTCGACATCATCGCCTCGCGCGGCGCGGCCTCGGGTCTCATGCGCGGCTTCCACCGCACGCACCCCGAGGTGGACCTCGACGTGGTGATGCTGTTCGCCATCGAGAAGGCCGTCGCCGCCGTCCGCTCCGGCGAGATCGACGCGTCCTTCCGCGCGGTCGCCGCACCGGGCAGACCGCTTCCCGAGGACATCGAGTCCGTACGGGTGCTCGACGAGCCGCTCCACCTGCTCACCGGTCCGGCCCACGCGCTGGCGGGAGCCCGCTCCGTGACGGTCGCCGAGCTCGTCGGCCACCGGATCTGGATGCCGGGCATCGTCCCCGGCACCGAGTGGGCCGCCTACTACGACGACCTCGTCGCCGCGTTCGGTCTCACCATCGAGGCGACCGGCCCCAACTTCGGCTCCGACGCGCTGCTGGACACCGTCGCCGACACACCGGCGCTGGCCACCTTCATGGGGGAGCGGACCCTTCCCCGGCTGCCGAGGGACGGCGGCGCCCCCGGCGTCGGACCGGCCGGCCTCGGTCTGCGCCTGATCCCGGTGACCGGCCCGACACCCGTCTACCCGCATGCGCTGCTGTGGCACCGCGACAACCCCCACCCGGCGCTGGCCACCCTGCGCGCCCACCTCGCCACCGCGGCGGCCGGCCCCGACACGGCCGGGACCTGGGTCCCGGACTGGGTGATCCCGCGCTGAGTCACGCCTCCGCGGCACGTCAGGGCGCGGGGGGCCCGTCGGCCGAGGCGCGCAGGAGCTGGTCGAGCGAGGTCGCCCGGTGCCCCGTGAGGTCCTCGACGGCGGTGGTCACGGCGGCGAGCGATCCGTCGGCGATCGCCGCGTAGGTGGACACCCAGGCGTCGAGCTGCCAGTCGGGCGCCCCGTATTCCGCGCGCGAGGCATAGGCCTCCTCGGTCGTCTCCGGGACGTAGGAGACCGGCCGGCCGCCGACGGCGGTGAGGGTACGGGCCACTTCGGTCAGCGTGAGCGATTCCGGTCCCGTGAGCTCGTACGTACGGCCGGTGTGCGGAGCCGGATCGCGCAGCACCGCCACCGTGGCGTCGGCGATGTCGTCCTGGGCGACGACGGCCGCGCTGCCGCTACCGGCCGGGCCGCGGATGACACCGTCGGCGCCGACGAGGGCGGGCATGAAGTCGGCGTACAGGTTGTCGCGCAGGAAGGTGCAGGGGATTCCGCTCGCGCGGATGTGCTGCTCGGTGTGCCAGTGGTCCCGGGCCAGGGTGAAGGTCGCGTCGGGTGCGGCCCCGTAGAAGGAGATGTAGACCAGGTGCGCGACACCCGCCTGGGCGGCGGCGTCGACGAAGGTGCGGTGGTCACGGAGCCGGTCGGGGGACTCCGAGGCCGAGACCATCAGCACGCGGTCGGTGGCGCGCAGGGCGCGGACGAGGGCTTCCCGGTCGTCGTAGGCGCCGGGGACGGCGATCGCGCCGGGCAGCCGGGGCGCACGGGACGGGGTGCGGGCCAGGAGGGTCTGGGCGAGGCCGGCCGCGGCCAGCCTGCGGGCGACCCGCCCGCCCAGACGGCCGGTGGCTCCGGTGATCGCGTAGGTGGCGTCGGTGGGGGCCAAGGTTCTCCTTCTTGAGCGGACACCGGGGTGGTTTCACCAGACGCTACAGCTGGACCGCCTCGTACGACTCGACGTAGGAGTCGCCGTCGGCGCCGAAATAGGTGCAGGTGCGGGCCGTCAGGTCGACGTCGTACCGGACGACTCCCGCCGCCCAGCAGCCCTGGACGAACTCGGGGAACGTCGTCCGGCCCGCCTGGTCCGCGCGCAGCGCCGCGACCAGCGCCTCGGGGTCGAAGCGCGGGACCTCGGTCATGCCGCTGATCAGCGTCTCGCCCTGGACGGCCACCGGCCCGGCGGCGGTGAGGTAGAGCATCGCGTTGGACGGCACGGCCATCAGGCAGTGGGTGACGCCGGCCTGGCGCAGTGCCTCGGCGAGGTAGGGGAAACCGCCGGCCTGGGGGCGGACGGCCTCGGCGCGGGCCAGTGCGGCCCGCAGATTGTCGATCGCGTGGGTCATGGGGGCTCTCTCCAGGGTCATGGTGCGGAGGCGCCGCGGAGCGGACACCGCGTAGTACGATGACAACAAATCTACAGACTGACAACATGCTGTCAAAGCGGAGAGGTGGCCGGCGTGCCCCGAGTGCCGGACGAGATGGCCCTGCTGGTCGCCGACGTCTACGAGGCGGCCGGTGTGCTGCGCAGGTCGGGGGAGACGATCGCGGCGGCCGAGGGGCAGACACAGGCGCGCTGGCAGGTCCTCAGCGTCGTTTCCGACGAGCCGCTGTCCGTGGCCCGGGCCGCCCGTCGCCTCGGCGTCACCCGGCAGGGGGTCCAGCGCATCGCCAACGACCTGGCCCGCGACGGACTGGCCGACTTCCGGCCCAACCCCGATCACCGGAGTTCGCCGCTCCTCGGTCTCACTCCCCAGGGGGCTCGTGTGCTGGAAGGGATCACGGACCGCGCCGCGGTGGCCCACCGGCTGCTCGCGGCCGGGATCGAGCCCGCCGAGATCGCCGCCGCCCGGGATGTGCTGCGCCGCGTGATCGAGCAAGTGGGGCAGCAGCAGGGAGAGTAGAGGCCGTCCGGGCCGTCGAGGTCCGGGCGACGGCTGTCCTGCGCGTCACGTCTCCGGTGTCGTCAGCCATCGGCCCGGGTGGCCGGGCGGCAGCTGGAGATCCTCGCGCACGGCGGAGTAGTAGCCCTCGCGGCCTCTGCGCTGGCGTTCCAGAAGCGCCTGCCAGGCTTGGGGATCACGGGTGCCCGCGCGCTGGAAGCGTTCCATCTCCATCACCACGGTCACCCATGTCCGGGCCCGGTCCACCACTTCGCGGCTGCCCAGCATGATCAGGGCCTCGCCCGCGGGATCGCGGTCGTCGGTGGCCCGGGCCAGCAGCGGCTCGGCCTCGTCCAGGGCCAAGGGGTGCGGGTGCGGGTCGTTGCCCAGGTGGGCCGCGACACGGTAGGTGAGCGTCACCGACTTCTTCAGCGACCGGGCGTACTCGGAGTACACGGCGAGGCGCCGCTCGTCCCAGCGGTCCGCGCGATCCCGTTCGAAGCGCTGGCGATCGCTGCGGACGAGGGCCAGATACGAACCCAGGGCGCCGATCACGACGCCTGCGAGTGCCGGGAGTTGCTGAAGAAAGGCGGACATGTGCGCACCGTACCGGCCCAGTTGGAGGAACGGACGGCGGCCGGTGATCTTCCGCCAGGCCGAACACCCCTGCCACCGCCAGGATCTGGTGCCGCCGGTACGGGATGGCCCAAGCTGGCCCCCATGGATTGGTTGCCACTGCTCTCCACGCTGGCCGGGGCCGCCATCGGCGTCGGCTCCACCGTCGTCGCCGACCGGAACCGGTGGAAGCGTGAGGACGCCAAGGACGGGCGCCGGCTGAGGCTCGACGTCTACACGCAGTACACGACCACCGTAAAGGTCCTCGGTGAGACCCTGCGGGCCCTGGCCGAGCGCGGGCACCCCTCCGACGAGGAGCGGGGGCTCGCGCTGCGTGAGGCCTTCCGGGATTCCGGCATCGGTGTCGCCTCGGAACGCATGTGGCTCATCGCGCCCCAACCCGTCGTGAAGGCCTGCGACGGCGTGTTCCACTGCCTGCGCCGCATCTGTGAGGGATACGCCGACGGCACCGTGGTCAGCAGCCCGGAGGACCGCGCGCGCTGGGAGGCCCGTGGCGTGGCGGCCGCCAGGATGCGCAGGCTCATGCGCGAGGACCTGGGCGTCGGCCCCCTCACCGAACGCCACAGCCCGCTTCTCGACGACCGCGGCGACCCGGCCGTGCCCTGACCGCGTCGGTCAGGACAGGATGTCGGTCAGGACAGGATCTCGACGTAGCCGTCGGTGCCGTGCACCCTGATCCGCTGCCCGTCCCGGATCCGCCGGGTCGCCCGGTCCACACCCACGACGGCCGGCAGACCGTACTCCCTCGCGATCACCGCGCCATGGGTCATCAGGCCGCCCACCTCCGTCACCAGGCCCGCGACGGCGACGAACAGCGGCGACCAGCTCGGGTCCGTGAACGGAGTGACCAGGATGTCGCCCGCCTCCAGATCGGCGTCCGCCATGTCGAGGATCACGCGGGCCCTTCCCTCGACCGTTCCCGCGGAGACGGGCAGGCCGACCAGGGCGCCGGCCGGAACGTCGTCGCGACGGTAGGCCCCGCTGACGGCCTCACCGTCCGAGGTCAGCACCCGGGGCGGGGTGAGCGCCCCGTAGGACCGGAACGCCTCCTTGCGCCGCCGCACGAGCCGTTCGTCCACCCGGTGCGTGCGGGCCACCTCGTGGAACTCCTCGAACGTCAGATGGAAGACGTCCTCCCGCTCGCGGAGGACCCCGGCCCGCACGAGCCGGTCGGCCTCCTCCAGCAGGGCGCGTTTGTAGACGAAGGAGCGGCTGACGATGCCGTACTTTGGATACTCCCGGTACCCGGCGAAGGCCCTGACCTGGTCGATCATCCGCTTCGTCGCGTCCGCCCTGCGGTCACCGTCCGGCAGTTGCCGCAGGCGTGCCAGCACCTCCCGTTCCTTCTCCGCCGCCTTCCGCCGCCCCTGCTCGAAGCGCCGCCGGGCGGCGCCCGGTTCGAAGTTCCTGACGTTGTCGAGGATCACGGGCACCAGCGTGGCGGGGCGCTCGCGCCACCGGGGCCGGGTGATGTCGATCTCGCCGACGCAGCGCATTCCGTACCGGTCGAGATAGGCCTCGATGGCGTCGCGGGCCTCGGCACCGCCCGCGACCTTCGCCAGCTCGTCCAGGAAGCCGTCGTCCTCGACGTCCCGCAGGAACGCCACCACGTCGGGCCGCGCCCGGATCACGTCGGCGACGTCGAGCAGCTCAAGTCCCATCTCCGAGGTGATGTTGTCGGGGGCGGACAGCGTCAGCGTGTCGGCCGCGTTCTTCTCGCCCAGCCATTCCAGCAGCCTGTCGTTCAGCCACCAGGTGGCCTCCATCCCCGCCATGATCGCCTGGATGTTCAGCGGATCCCCGAGGACCCGCCTGTGCTCCGCGAAGGCCTCCAGCAGGTACGCGAACAGCTCCGGTCCGGTCTTCGCGCGGATACCGTGCTCCAGAGCCGCGACGGACGCCCTGCTGCGCTCGATCAGTTCGGTGACGATGCCCGGATCGGCCTCGGTGGGGACGGCGGGCACCTCTCCCGCCCGCGGGCCGGCAGGGCCCGCGTCCGGGAGCGGGGGGACGAGACCACTGTGTTCGAGGACGGTCTCCAACGCGTCCCTGACCAGCGGATCACCTCGTCCCATGACCTCCAGGAGCGCGGCGCGGCTCGCGGGCGAGGCCAGGCGCGGGGCGACGTCGACGAACAGCCGTCCGCCGGCCTCGTGCATCGGCACCATCGCCGTCAGCCGCCACAGGGAGAGCCCCAGGGGCTTCATGGGGTCGGTCATCATCTGCTGATGGCCGACGGACACGTAGACGTGGTTCTCCTCGTCGTCCCGCTCGGGAACGGGGAACAGGGTCGTGATCGGCCGGCTCTGGACGATCCGGAAGCCGTCCTCGGCCAGACACCATTCGATGTCCTGGGGGCGGCCGAAGTGCGCCTCGATCCTCCGCCCCAGCTCCACGAGCCGCACGACCTGGTCGTCCGTCAGCGCCGGCAGTTCCCGCCGACGCGGCTCGATCTCCGCTTCGCGCGTGCCGCCGCCCGGCAGGGCGTGCAGGGCACGGTGCTTGGCGGCGATCGTCCGGGCGACGACCTCGCCGTCGCGCACCGTGAAGACGTCCGGGTTCACCAGTCCCGACACCAGGGCCTCGCCCAGGCCGAACCCGGCGTCCACCGTGGCGACCCTGCGGTTCCCCGTCACGGGGTCGGCCGTGAACAGGATGCCGGACGCGTCCGGGAACACCATCCGCTGGACGACCACGGCCATGTGGACCGTCCGGTGGTCGATGCCGTTCCGCCGGCGGTAGGTCACGGCCCGCTCGGTGAAAAGCGAGGCCCAGCACCGGCTGATGTGCCGGAGGATCTCCTCAGGGCCCATGACGTTCAGATACGTGTCCTGCTGGCCGGCGAACGACGCCGTCGGCAGGTCCTCCGCCGTCGCGCTGGAGCGGACCGCGTACGCGGCCCCCCGGCCCAGCCGGGCGAGCGCGCCGGTGATCACCTCCGCGAGATCGGCCGGGACGGCCGTGCCCTCGATGCCTTCCCGGATCCGGGCGCTGAGCGTGCGGACGGCCTCCCGGTCGTCCGGGCTCACCCGCGACAGCTCGTCGAGCGGCCCGTCGATCGACGGCGCCGACGCCATGATCCGCCGGAAGGCGGCCGTCGTCACGCAGAAGCCGTCCGGCACGCGCGTGCCCTCGATCCGCGTCAGCGCGCCCAGGTGCGCGCCCTTGCCGCCGACGTCCGCGATCCGCGTCGCGTCGAGGTCTTGAAGATCCAGCACGTACTGCTCTGTCATCGCGATGCCTCCGAGGCAGCCGTGCTCCGTCGTCCCGCGCTGTCCGATCGCGTCACGGGCGCCTCCCACTCTGTCGAACCCCTTGTCGTGCACGTTCTCATCCCTGAACCCCTCCGGCCCGCCCGCTGACGACCCGTCCGGTGACGAGTCGTCCGGCCGCTCTTGCCGGGCGGAGCACCGACGCGTCCGCGCAGGCCGGGGCACAGGCCGACGATTGTGCGCCCGGACCGGGGCCTTGCGGCAAGCCCCCCTGTGCGCTATACGTTGAGAGAGGCAAGGAGAGGGCTCTCCTTGCCTTCGCCATGTCCGTATCAGGCGACGAGCAGGCGCAGCCCGAGTTCCGCCGTGTCCAGGGCGAGCAGGTCGCCGTTGCGGTCGGCCCACCGGCCCGAGGCGAGGTCGTCGCGCAGCCCCGTCACGGCCCGCCGCTCGGCCTGCGGTCCGACCCTGGTCCACACCGACACCGCGCGACGCACGGACTCCTCCAGGTACGCCTCGGGCCGGCGCCAGTGCGCCTCGAAGAAGCCGTCGGCGCAGTCCCACGGAATGAGCACGGGCTCCGCCCGGCCCCCGACCGCACGCGCCAGTTCGGCCAGGGAAGGCCAGTCGGCGACGAGACCCGAGACCTCGGGCAGATAGTCGCGGGTGAGCCAGAACCGCTCGCGCCACGCCGCGTCGCTGCCGTCGTGCGTGAACACCACCACGCGCCGGGCCACGCGCCGCATCTCGCGCAGCCCGGCGATGGGGTCCCGCCAGTGATGAACGGTGCTGAAGGCCATGGCCGCGTCGAAGGCCCCGTCCTCGAACGGGAGGCGCTCCGCGTCGGCGGCCACACACGGAGCCGAGCCCGCCGGACGCTGTGCCCGCATCACCGCCGACGGTTCCACCGCGGTCACTTCGCGGTCCGGGGGTTCGTACGAACCGGTGCCCGCGCCGACGTTCAGTACCGTTCGCGCGTCCCCGAGCGCCTCCCAGACCCGGGCGGCGATCCGCGGCTCGGTCCGCCGCGTCGCCGGGTAGGCGGAGCCGATGGTGTCGTACAACCGCGCCCCGAACATGGTGAGTTGCTCCTCCGGTGTCGTCCCGATCCCCATGGCCCGTGCCTCCAGTTCCCTGTCGATCGCGATGACGGCCGCCGTCGCCCGGTCCCGTTGTCGCAGCAACAGGCCGCGCAACCGGCGCAGATGGGCGACCGCGTCCGTTCCGGGGTCGTCGACCAGCCGCGCGATCTCGCTCAGTCCGAAGCCGAGTCGCCGGTAGGCGAGCACCTCCCGGAGCCGCTCCACGTCGCCCGCCGCGTACGCCCGGTATCCGGCCGGAGTCCGCGCGGACGGCCGTACGAGACCGATCGCGTCGTAGTGATGCAGCGTGCGGACGCTCACACCGGCGAACTCCGCCACGCGTCCCACGGTCAGGTGTTCCTCCACACCCCCGACGATGCGGCATGACGTCACGTGAGGGTCAAGGTCTCGGGTTCCGCAGCCGTACGCGGCATTGGTGGGGACTTGTCAACTCGGCGGGAGCGCCTTGATAGTTGTCCCGTTCGACGCGGGTCGGGGCGGATGACGGGGAGCAGGCCTTTGAGGCGGGACGAGAGCGTGGCGGAACTCGGCGAGAGACGCGGGAGCTATCCGATAGCGGGTGTCACCGGGGCCCTGCTTCAGATGTTCCGGCGGTTCGCCGTGATCTTCTGCCTCGTCGTGCTGGGATTCCTGATCTTCAAGAGGCCCGACGGCGGGCTCTCCAAAGGGCTGATCACGGTGGCCGTGATCCTCGGTCTGGTCGGTCTGCGGGCCGCCTGGGTCCGGGTGTCCGTGCGGCTCGGGGTGCGCGTGTGTCACCTCCACACCGGTGGCCTCGCCGTCACCGGTCTCTTCGGCCGGCTGAAGCACGTCGTGCCGTGGGACCGGATCACCGTCCTGAAGCACATGTCCAACATGTCGCCCCTGCTCACCTTCCACCGGTTCGAGCTGGTGCGCCGCGACGCCGGGACGGTGGCGATCCTCGTCCTCCAGGCGAAACCGGAGTTCGTGCCGGCCCTGAAGAGGGCGTCGGCCCTGGGCGGCATGCGGGAGGAATGACTGCGGGGCCGTGTGCGCGCCCGACGGGTCGTCAGATGCGCCGGGACCGGATCACGTCGGCCGCGCCGAACACGTCCTTCTTGCCCGCGATGAGGTCCTTGCACAGGTCCAC
Proteins encoded:
- a CDS encoding SDR family oxidoreductase; this translates as MAPTDATYAITGATGRLGGRVARRLAAAGLAQTLLARTPSRAPRLPGAIAVPGAYDDREALVRALRATDRVLMVSASESPDRLRDHRTFVDAAAQAGVAHLVYISFYGAAPDATFTLARDHWHTEQHIRASGIPCTFLRDNLYADFMPALVGADGVIRGPAGSGSAAVVAQDDIADATVAVLRDPAPHTGRTYELTGPESLTLTEVARTLTAVGGRPVSYVPETTEEAYASRAEYGAPDWQLDAWVSTYAAIADGSLAAVTTAVEDLTGHRATSLDQLLRASADGPPAP
- a CDS encoding MarR family transcriptional regulator, with translation MPRVPDEMALLVADVYEAAGVLRRSGETIAAAEGQTQARWQVLSVVSDEPLSVARAARRLGVTRQGVQRIANDLARDGLADFRPNPDHRSSPLLGLTPQGARVLEGITDRAAVAHRLLAAGIEPAEIAAARDVLRRVIEQVGQQQGE
- a CDS encoding MerR family transcriptional regulator produces the protein MEEHLTVGRVAEFAGVSVRTLHHYDAIGLVRPSARTPAGYRAYAAGDVERLREVLAYRRLGFGLSEIARLVDDPGTDAVAHLRRLRGLLLRQRDRATAAVIAIDRELEARAMGIGTTPEEQLTMFGARLYDTIGSAYPATRRTEPRIAARVWEALGDARTVLNVGAGTGSYEPPDREVTAVEPSAVMRAQRPAGSAPCVAADAERLPFEDGAFDAAMAFSTVHHWRDPIAGLREMRRVARRVVVFTHDGSDAAWRERFWLTRDYLPEVSGLVADWPSLAELARAVGGRAEPVLIPWDCADGFFEAHWRRPEAYLEESVRRAVSVWTRVGPQAERRAVTGLRDDLASGRWADRNGDLLALDTAELGLRLLVA
- the rph gene encoding rifamycin-inactivating phosphotransferase, with the translated sequence MTEQYVLDLQDLDATRIADVGGKGAHLGALTRIEGTRVPDGFCVTTAAFRRIMASAPSIDGPLDELSRVSPDDREAVRTLSARIREGIEGTAVPADLAEVITGALARLGRGAAYAVRSSATAEDLPTASFAGQQDTYLNVMGPEEILRHISRCWASLFTERAVTYRRRNGIDHRTVHMAVVVQRMVFPDASGILFTADPVTGNRRVATVDAGFGLGEALVSGLVNPDVFTVRDGEVVARTIAAKHRALHALPGGGTREAEIEPRRRELPALTDDQVVRLVELGRRIEAHFGRPQDIEWCLAEDGFRIVQSRPITTLFPVPERDDEENHVYVSVGHQQMMTDPMKPLGLSLWRLTAMVPMHEAGGRLFVDVAPRLASPASRAALLEVMGRGDPLVRDALETVLEHSGLVPPLPDAGPAGPRAGEVPAVPTEADPGIVTELIERSRASVAALEHGIRAKTGPELFAYLLEAFAEHRRVLGDPLNIQAIMAGMEATWWLNDRLLEWLGEKNAADTLTLSAPDNITSEMGLELLDVADVIRARPDVVAFLRDVEDDGFLDELAKVAGGAEARDAIEAYLDRYGMRCVGEIDITRPRWRERPATLVPVILDNVRNFEPGAARRRFEQGRRKAAEKEREVLARLRQLPDGDRRADATKRMIDQVRAFAGYREYPKYGIVSRSFVYKRALLEEADRLVRAGVLREREDVFHLTFEEFHEVARTHRVDERLVRRRKEAFRSYGALTPPRVLTSDGEAVSGAYRRDDVPAGALVGLPVSAGTVEGRARVILDMADADLEAGDILVTPFTDPSWSPLFVAVAGLVTEVGGLMTHGAVIAREYGLPAVVGVDRATRRIRDGQRIRVHGTDGYVEILS
- a CDS encoding LysR family transcriptional regulator encodes the protein MDLDTVRTFVAVADTGRFQEAAAELSVTQQAVSKRIAALERALGVRLFTRTPRGAELTIDGQAFLPHARELLRVSERAVASVRTGRRPLRVDIIASRGAASGLMRGFHRTHPEVDLDVVMLFAIEKAVAAVRSGEIDASFRAVAAPGRPLPEDIESVRVLDEPLHLLTGPAHALAGARSVTVAELVGHRIWMPGIVPGTEWAAYYDDLVAAFGLTIEATGPNFGSDALLDTVADTPALATFMGERTLPRLPRDGGAPGVGPAGLGLRLIPVTGPTPVYPHALLWHRDNPHPALATLRAHLATAAAGPDTAGTWVPDWVIPR
- a CDS encoding DUF1398 family protein is translated as MTHAIDNLRAALARAEAVRPQAGGFPYLAEALRQAGVTHCLMAVPSNAMLYLTAAGPVAVQGETLISGMTEVPRFDPEALVAALRADQAGRTTFPEFVQGCWAAGVVRYDVDLTARTCTYFGADGDSYVESYEAVQL
- a CDS encoding MFS transporter gives rise to the protein MRSGHRLGRRFGWLWGAYGASALGTWLAFGSFELIAIRVLHAGPAEVAALASVAAAVGAAVAVPLGPWVEFRRKRPVLIAMDLVRFAALSTVPVAFALGVLTFVQLLLVSVVVAAADITFRAASGAYLKTLVPAGDLLVAGARFESTAWTTTIIGPPLGGAAIGLLGPVVTVVADGVSYLLSALGVRASGGREPRPERRPAGRMRAPELLDGWRYILADPTLRPLFLNTAVFNALVMATQPLLAVLMLGGLGFSPWQYGLAFAAPSIGGLLGSRLARPLVTRFGQHRVMVASGALRALWPIGLAFIGPGTGGLLLVMGVELGLIFCCGVFNPVSSTCRLERTRNDRVTRTLTAWAVTTKASTALLTALWGVLGALLGPRTAIALAGVILLATPLLLPRRAAVSVSGAEAEAAAERV